One genomic segment of Candidatus Eremiobacterota bacterium includes these proteins:
- a CDS encoding carbohydrate porin, which translates to MKYLLVIAALFFSLTGMLMGQEEKPPEKAPEAPAQSKIKTNLYLQGSWFDNTEDLFGRTSDLRYFNAKDNAIDLDMAQIWIIKDPLVKNLGFDVKLTAGEYGKLIHARGLGAPDDSFDLTSCWANYTFPVGKGLLFGAGKMETYFGAESYIAWKDPNFSRSFLCCYAQPITHTGIKMAYPFSDALKVNAFVVQGWDNYLDNNSAKSLGFSLEAYPSESVAMYFNAMTGPEQTDNNDSVRTLFDWVGAFKLSKKLSLLCNYDYGSEQNTPDDGTTSTWDGFSLIGVYEFTDKFSIAVRGETFNDNGGSRTGATQNIKEFTITPQFKVGKNMIIRPEYRYDWSNVNGFCNGTKNNQTTYGIGVMMLF; encoded by the coding sequence ATGAAATATTTACTCGTCATCGCAGCGCTTTTTTTCTCACTCACAGGCATGCTCATGGGACAGGAGGAAAAGCCGCCTGAAAAAGCGCCCGAGGCGCCCGCCCAGAGCAAAATCAAGACCAATCTCTATCTCCAGGGGAGCTGGTTTGACAACACCGAGGACCTCTTCGGCCGCACGAGCGACCTTCGTTATTTCAACGCCAAGGACAATGCCATCGACCTGGACATGGCGCAGATCTGGATCATCAAGGATCCCCTGGTGAAGAACCTGGGCTTTGATGTGAAGCTCACGGCGGGGGAATACGGAAAGCTCATCCATGCAAGGGGCCTGGGGGCTCCTGATGACAGCTTCGACCTCACCTCATGCTGGGCCAACTATACCTTTCCGGTGGGGAAAGGCCTCCTCTTCGGCGCGGGAAAGATGGAGACCTATTTCGGTGCCGAGAGCTACATCGCCTGGAAGGATCCCAACTTCTCCCGCTCCTTTCTCTGCTGCTATGCCCAGCCCATCACCCACACGGGGATCAAGATGGCCTATCCCTTCTCCGACGCCCTGAAGGTCAACGCTTTCGTGGTCCAGGGATGGGACAACTACCTGGACAACAACTCGGCGAAATCGCTGGGCTTCTCCCTCGAGGCCTACCCCTCCGAATCGGTGGCGATGTATTTCAACGCCATGACGGGCCCCGAGCAGACCGACAACAACGACAGCGTGAGGACCCTCTTCGACTGGGTGGGGGCTTTCAAGCTCTCGAAAAAGCTCTCGCTGCTGTGCAATTATGACTACGGGAGCGAGCAGAACACGCCAGACGACGGAACGACCTCCACGTGGGACGGCTTTTCCCTTATCGGCGTCTACGAGTTCACCGACAAATTCAGCATCGCCGTGAGGGGAGAGACATTCAACGACAACGGAGGCTCCAGGACGGGCGCCACTCAGAACATCAAGGAGTTCACCATCACCCCGCAGTTCAAGGTGGGCAAGAATATGATCATCAGGCCCGAGTATCGCTACGACTGGTCAAACGTGAACGGCTTCTGCAACGGCACCAAAAACAACCAGACCACCTATGGAATCGGCGTCATGATGCTGTTCTAG
- a CDS encoding SagB/ThcOx family dehydrogenase, with amino-acid sequence MEEKVGDLFQRETVYSPRKMAGGFLDWSSRPESYKIYQGAKTYELPKPQREGGVALHDLLSTRRSIRSFSSEALSAGDLSYLLWASTGISHGAAGYEFRTAPSAGALYPIETYLAAVNIEGIPPGIYHYRIKEHLLEEIREERSTGQEIAGAALGQEMCAEAPATFVWTAVFFRSKWKYRERAYRYIYMDAGHIAGNLALAAVALDLGSCQIGAFYDDEMNKIIGVDGDGESVIYLSAVGHPSRSER; translated from the coding sequence ATGGAAGAAAAAGTGGGTGACCTGTTCCAGAGAGAGACTGTCTACAGCCCCCGGAAGATGGCGGGGGGCTTTCTTGACTGGTCAAGCAGGCCCGAGTCTTACAAGATTTACCAGGGGGCAAAGACTTACGAGCTCCCGAAGCCTCAGAGAGAGGGAGGTGTCGCTCTCCATGACCTTCTCAGCACCCGCAGGAGCATCCGCTCATTTTCATCGGAGGCTCTCTCCGCAGGCGATCTCTCATACCTCTTGTGGGCTTCCACAGGAATATCCCATGGCGCTGCGGGGTATGAGTTCCGCACGGCGCCTTCGGCAGGAGCCCTTTATCCCATAGAGACCTACCTGGCGGCGGTGAACATCGAGGGCATCCCGCCGGGAATCTACCATTACCGCATAAAGGAGCATCTCCTCGAGGAGATAAGGGAAGAGAGGAGCACAGGCCAGGAGATCGCCGGGGCGGCCCTTGGCCAGGAGATGTGCGCCGAGGCTCCCGCCACCTTCGTATGGACCGCCGTCTTCTTCCGCTCCAAGTGGAAATACCGCGAGCGGGCCTACCGCTATATCTATATGGACGCAGGGCATATCGCCGGGAACCTTGCCCTGGCCGCCGTGGCCCTTGACCTGGGCTCTTGCCAGATCGGGGCCTTCTATGACGACGAGATGAATAAAATTATTGGAGTTGACGGCGACGGCGAGAGCGTCATTTACCTCTCTGCCGTGGGCCATCCCTCCAGGAGCGAGAGGTGA
- a CDS encoding bifunctional enoyl-CoA hydratase/phosphate acetyltransferase — MFNDYDEIVAMAKKYAPMKVAVAGAEEDTVLAAVKEAEEAGLVECTLIGNRDAILPLARSAGYKVREDRLVHVEDREKAAPEAVKRASSGEVDIVLKGNVQTASLMKAVLDKDTGLRTRKLVSHIFFIKLPGYHKFLSLTDGGINIAPTLEEKQAILENCIGFYHLMGLEKPKIALLAPVETVSDKIPCTVDAAILSKMADRGQLKGALIDGPLAFDLAISSESVREKGIESKVAGDADVLFVSGIDMGNGLFKGLVHFGKGIPAAVMLGTKKPVIVTSRADSAECKFYSIALNVLYAGKLGEKK, encoded by the coding sequence ATGTTCAATGATTATGACGAAATAGTTGCCATGGCAAAAAAATATGCACCGATGAAGGTGGCTGTCGCCGGTGCGGAAGAGGACACAGTCCTCGCGGCCGTCAAGGAAGCCGAAGAGGCCGGCCTTGTGGAATGCACCCTCATAGGCAACAGGGATGCCATCCTTCCCCTGGCCCGGTCTGCAGGCTATAAGGTAAGGGAAGACCGGCTGGTCCACGTGGAGGACAGAGAGAAGGCGGCGCCGGAGGCCGTGAAGCGGGCCTCCTCGGGAGAAGTGGATATTGTCCTGAAAGGAAACGTGCAGACAGCGTCACTGATGAAGGCCGTGCTGGACAAGGATACGGGCCTTCGCACCAGGAAGCTCGTGAGCCACATTTTTTTTATCAAGCTCCCGGGGTATCACAAGTTTCTCTCCCTCACCGACGGCGGTATCAATATCGCCCCTACCCTCGAGGAGAAGCAGGCCATCCTGGAGAACTGCATCGGCTTTTACCATCTCATGGGGCTTGAAAAGCCCAAGATTGCCCTGCTGGCGCCCGTGGAGACCGTGAGCGATAAGATACCCTGCACCGTTGACGCCGCCATCCTGTCAAAGATGGCCGACAGGGGCCAGCTGAAAGGCGCCCTGATAGACGGCCCCCTGGCCTTTGACCTTGCCATCTCAAGCGAGTCGGTGAGGGAGAAGGGCATAGAGTCAAAAGTCGCCGGCGATGCCGACGTCCTCTTCGTTTCAGGCATCGACATGGGGAACGGTCTCTTCAAGGGGCTTGTCCACTTCGGCAAGGGGATCCCCGCCGCAGTGATGCTCGGGACAAAAAAGCCCGTGATAGTAACTTCCAGGGCCGACTCCGCAGAGTGCAAGTTCTACTCGATAGCCCTTAACGTGCTCTACGCGGGAAAGCTCGGAGAGAAAAAATAA
- the buk gene encoding butyrate kinase, whose protein sequence is MSEPLILAVNPGSMTTKVALFRGDTEVAAEDLGHGPAELSACQRLIDQLPLRKEAVEKFLKKHEGLGHLDALACRGAPLKPLEGGTYRVGDALVEDIRQGRLQSPHVSMLAALIGHELSVEYGIPAYIVDPISVDEYSPLAHLSGFPEIPRKSLWHALNCRAVAHRYAREQGRDFDELNLIVAHLGSGITVVALRNGKAVDSTDANSEAPFSPERAGTLPMLGFLELCFSGTYKKEELVKKITRGSGLLAHLGTNDCVEVERRIAAGDKHAALVYEAMAYFISKTIGGLAAALNGTVDAVLLTGSLARSKMVTSWISQRVAFIAPVHLYPGQEEMKSLARAVHEVLSGQEQEKIYQ, encoded by the coding sequence ATGAGTGAACCGCTTATTCTTGCTGTGAATCCCGGCTCCATGACCACCAAGGTGGCTCTTTTCAGGGGCGATACAGAAGTGGCCGCTGAGGATCTCGGGCATGGCCCCGCTGAGCTCTCGGCGTGCCAACGACTTATTGATCAGCTTCCGCTGCGCAAGGAGGCTGTGGAAAAGTTTCTCAAGAAGCACGAGGGCCTGGGTCATCTTGATGCCCTCGCGTGCCGCGGGGCCCCCCTCAAGCCCCTTGAGGGGGGAACTTACCGCGTCGGCGACGCCCTCGTCGAGGACATCCGCCAGGGGCGTCTCCAGTCGCCCCATGTGTCCATGCTGGCGGCCCTCATAGGCCATGAGCTCTCAGTCGAATACGGCATTCCCGCCTATATCGTCGATCCCATAAGCGTTGACGAGTATTCTCCCCTTGCCCACCTGTCGGGCTTTCCCGAGATCCCCCGGAAAAGCCTCTGGCATGCCCTCAACTGCAGGGCCGTGGCGCACCGCTATGCCAGGGAGCAGGGAAGAGATTTTGACGAGCTCAATCTCATCGTCGCGCACCTGGGGAGCGGCATCACTGTCGTCGCGCTCAGAAATGGAAAAGCTGTTGACAGCACCGACGCGAACAGCGAGGCCCCCTTCTCGCCCGAGCGGGCAGGAACGCTGCCCATGCTGGGATTCCTGGAGCTCTGCTTCTCGGGGACTTACAAAAAGGAAGAGCTGGTGAAAAAGATAACCCGCGGCAGTGGCCTCCTGGCCCACCTGGGCACCAATGACTGCGTCGAGGTGGAGCGCCGCATCGCGGCAGGCGACAAGCATGCTGCCCTGGTCTATGAGGCGATGGCTTATTTCATAAGCAAGACCATTGGGGGGCTTGCCGCAGCTCTCAACGGGACCGTGGACGCCGTGCTTCTCACGGGGTCCCTCGCACGCTCGAAGATGGTGACGTCCTGGATATCGCAGCGTGTCGCCTTCATCGCCCCCGTCCATCTCTACCCCGGCCAGGAGGAGATGAAATCGCTTGCCCGCGCCGTCCATGAAGTGCTTTCCGGCCAGGAACAGGAAAAAATCTATCAGTAA